Genomic DNA from Pseudomonas fluorescens:
GGGCATTGCATTGCCGGCGACAGCAAGTACGGCGATGACGATTTCACCAAGGAAATCCGCGATCTGGGCGGCAAGCGCCTGTTTCTCCATGCTTACATGCTGACCGTGCCGCTGCCCGATGGTGGCGAGCTGAAATTGCAGGCCCCGGTGGACGACATGTGGGCCAAGACCGTGGAGCGGTTGAGTGCATCCTGACTACAAACTGTTGATCTTCGATTGGGATGGCACTCTGGCCAACTCCATTGGCCGGATCGTGGAGGCGATGCATGTCGCCTCGGACCGCATGGCGTATGCCCGGTGCGACGACTTAGCGGTAAAAGGCATCATTGGTCTCGGATTGCCAGAAGCTATTCGCAGCCTGTACCCGGAAATCGACGACAATGAGCTGGTGGTTTTTCGTCAGCATTACGCCGATCACTACATCGCGCTGGACGCCGAGCCTTCACCGTTGTTCGAGGGTGTGGCGGCTACGCTGGAGGTTCTGCGGGCCGAGGGCTATCACCTGGCTGTCGCGACCGGCAAGGCTCGTCGCGGGCTGGATCGAGTGCTCAAGTCCCATGGTTGGGAGGATTATTTCGACATCACCCGTGCCGCGGACGAAACCGCCAGCAAGCCGCATCCGTTGATGCTCGAGCAGATCCTGGCACACTGCGACGTGCGGCCGGAGCAGGCGCTGATGGTGGGGGATTCGTCATTCGACCTGCAGATGGCGCGCAACGCCGGCATGGGGTCGGTGGCGGTCAGCTACGGCGCTCAAACGATCGAGGCGCTACGGGCATTCGAGCCGCGACTGGCCATTGATCATTTTCCTGAGTTGCACGCCTGGCTGAGCCAGCGGGCTCTTTAAGTTTTGCTGGGGATTCACGCATGACCGATGAATGGAAAGCACCTGTCAAGGCGAGCGCCGAGAGCGGGGATGACAAAAGCTGGAAGCTGTTGGAGAAAACCTTGCTCGCCAGCGTGCAGGAACAGCGTCGCTCCCGCCGCTGGGGTATTTTCTTCAAGTTGCTGACCTTTATTTATCTCTTTGGTGCGCTGGCGCTGTTCACGCCGCTGATGAACATGGAGAAAAGCGCTGTCGCCGGCTCGGCGTACACCGCCTTGATCAATATCGAGGGCATGATCGCCGACAAAGAGCCTGCCAGTGCCGACAACATCGTCGGTAGCCTGCGGGCCGCCTTCGAGGATCCGAAGGTCAAGGGCGTGGTGCTGCGTATCAACAGTCCAGGCGGTAGTCCGGTGCAATCGGGGTACGTTTACGACGAGATCGTGCGGCTGCGCGCATTGCACCCGGATACCAAGGTGTATGCGGTCATTTCCGATCTCGGTGCCTCCGGTGCTTATTACATTGCCAGCGCGGCGGACCAGATCTATGCCGACAAGGCCAGTCTGGTGGGCTCCATTGGTGTGACTGCGACCGGCTATGGCTTTGTCGGGACCATGGATAAGTTGGGGGTGGAGCGTCGCGTGTATACCTCCGGCGAGCATAAATCCTTCCTTGATCCGTTCCAGCCGCAAAAGCCTGAAGAAACCGCTTTTTGGCAGGGCGTGCTCGATACCACTCACAAGCAATTCATTGCCAGCGTCAAGAAGGGTCGGGGCGAGCGCTTGAAGGACAAGGAGCATCCGGAGTTGTTCTCCGGGCTGGTCTGGTCGGGTGAGCAGGCGTTGCCGCTGGGCCTGATCGACGGCTTGGGCAGTGCCAGTTCGGTGGCGCGGGATGTGATCGGCCAGAAAGACCTGGTGGACTTCACCATCGAAGAGTCGCCGTTCGATCGTTTCTCGAAAAAGCTGGGGGCTAGCATTGCCGAGCATTTGGCGATGTGGATGGGGTTCCAAGGCCCGGCGTTGCGCTGATTGCCAGTGCTGTTCTCGATCCCTGTGGCGAGGGAGCTTGCTCCCGCTGGGCTGCGCAGCAGCCCCGTTTGTTGCGGTCGCTGCGCAACCGAGCGGGAGCAAGCTCCCTCGCCACACAGGTTTGCAGCCGGGCTTTCTTCAGGGGATCTGCACACCCTCGGCCAGCAACATATCCACAAGACGAATCAACGGCAGGCCAACCAGGCTGGTGGCGTCTGGCCCTTCGGTGCTCTGGAATAGGCTCACGCCCAGTCCTTCGGCCTTGAAGCTGCCCGCGCAGTCATAGGGTTGCTCGGCCCGCAAGTAGCGTTCGACGCGCCCTGGGTCCAGTGCGCGCATGTTCACGGTAAATGGAACGCAATCGACCTGGCAGTGGCCGGTCTGGCTGTTGAGCAGCGCCAGGCCTGTCAGGAACGTGACCCTCGCGCCGCTGGCGGCCAACAATTGCTCGCGAGCGTTCTCGAAGGTGTGAGGCTTGCCCAGGATGCGTTCGCCGAGCACGGCGACCTGGTCTGAGCCGATGATCAGGTGCGCCGGGTGGCTGTCGGCCAGTGCCAGGGCTTTTTCCCGGGCCAGGCGCTTGACCAGTTCAAGGGCGGGCTCGCCGGGGCGACGGCTTTCATCGATGTCGGGTGAGCAGCAGACGAACGGCAGTCCCAGGCGGGCAAGCAATTCCCGGCGGTAGACCGAGCTTGAGGCAAGTAATAAAGGCAGCATGGGCGGCTCCAAAAGGCAGGGGCGAATTCTAGCGAGGCGCGCAAGTGACGGACAGGGCTGAATTTCCTTTGACATGGCCGGGGGCATCCCTATAATGCTGCGCCTATGTTGAATGACCCGATTCCACCTCACGTTGACCCGCGCAAATTGGCTGACCGTGGCACCACCCTTCAAGGTGAACTGCTGCTGGCCGATTTGAAGAGACTCTGCGACCCGCTTTCCGACGATGTCGGTACGGTCCAGGCCAAATTCGTTTTTGAACGAGATGAACGTAAATCTGTGGTAATCCACAGCTTTATCGACACTGAAGTCAAAATGGTTTGCCAGCGTTGTCTTGAGCTGGTCACCCTGCCGATCCACAGCGAATGCAGTTACGCCGTGGTGAAGGAGGGTGCGAATACCCAGTCGTTGCCGAAAGGTTATGACGTGCTGGAACTGGGCGAAGATCCATTGGATCTGCAGTCACTGATCGAGGAGGAGCTTCTGCTCGCCTTGCCCATTGTGCCTGCTCATCATCCGGAAGAATGCCAGCAGCCGGCGGGAGCAGATGAGCCCGAACCGAGCGAGGACGAGGTAACGCGGTCCAACCCGTTCAGTGTATTGGCGCAGTTAAAGCGTGACCCAAACGTTTAGGAGTTAATCAATTATGGCTGTTCAGCAGAACAAAAAATCCCGCTCTGCCCGTGACATGCGCCGTTCGCACGACGCTCTCGAGGCTAGCACCCTGTCCGTAGAAAAAACCACTGGTGAAGTTCACCTGCGTCACCACGTATCGCCAGAAGGCGTATACCGTGGTCGTAAAGTGATCGACAAGGGCGCCGACGAGTAATCACTTGTCCGCTCAAGTCATCGCGATTGACGCAATGGGCGGGGACTTCGGTCCCCGCAGCATTGTTCAGGCCAGCCTTGCTTGTCTGAATGCTACGCCCTCGCTGCACCTGACCCTCGTCGGTCAACCCTCCCTCCTGGAAGAAATGCTCAGCGGCCAATCGGCTGTCGACCGCGCGCGCCTGACGATTGCCCCAGCGTCCGAAATCATCACCATGGACGAAAAGCCGGCCCAGGTCCTGCGCGGCAAGCCTGACGCCTCGATGCGGGTAGCCCTTGAGCTGCTGCGCGATGGCAGGGTCCAGGCATGCGTCAGCGCAGGCAATACCGGTGCGCTGATGGCGCTGTCGCGCTACGTGCTCAAGACCTTGCCGGGTATCGACCGGCCTGCAATGGTGGCGGCGATTCCGACCCAGCGTGGGTTTTGTCAGTTGCTCGACCTGGGGGCCAACGTCGATTGCAGTGCCGAACATTTGCTGCAATTTGCGGTGATGGGCTCGGTCGCGGCGCAAACCCTGGGCATCGTGCGCCCTCGTGTGGCGTTGTTGAACATCGGTACCGAAGACATCAAGGGCAACCAGCAGGTCAAGCTGGCGGCCACGCTGCTGCAGGGCGCGCGCGGCATCAACTATATCGGCTTCATCGAAGGCGATGGCTTGTACCGTGGCGAGGCCGATGTGGTGGTGTGCGACGGCTTCGTCGGCAATATCCTGCTCAAGTCCAGCGAAGGCCTGGCGACCATGATCGGCCAGCGCATCGAGGCCTTGTTCAAGCAAAGCTTCGCCTCGCGGGTGGTCGGCGCCCTGGCGCTGCCGTTGATGCGTCGGTTGCAGGCTGACCTGGCGCCAGCGCGGCACAACGGTGCGAGTTTCCTTGGGTTGCAGGGGATCGTGATCAAGAGTCACGGTTCGGCGGGGGTGCAGGGTTTCCAGAGTGCGATCAACCGAGCGGTGATCGAGATCCAGGAAAACCTGCCGGAGCGCCTGCATGGTCGCCTCGAGGATTTGTTAACTTAGGCGTTTTCGTCCGACAATGCTTAAATGTGACCGGTCGGTTCAAGCCGCCATCCAACTCTCAGTTTCCTAGCGCCCCCAGGGGCGTCAATTTTTGACGACAAGATCATTAGGGGCTTTGTTTTCATGTCTGCTTCCCTCGCATTCGTCTTTCCAGGACAGGGCTCGCAGTCCCTCGGCATGCTGGCCGAGCTGGGCGCGCAATACCCGCTGATCCTCGAAACATTCAAAGAAGCTTCCGATGCGCTCGGCTATGACCTCTGGGCACTGACCCAGCAAGGGCCGGAAGAGCGCCTCAATCAAACCGATAAAACCCAGCCGGCCATCCTGACCGCCTCGATCGCATTGTGGCGCCTGTGGCTGGCTGAAGGCGGCGCGCGCCCGGCATTCGTCGCCGGTCACAGCCTGGGCGAATACAGCGCCCTCGTAGCCGCTGGCAGCCTGAGCCTGGGCGACGCGGTGAAACTGGTGGAGCGTCGTGGCCAGTTGATGCAGGAAGCGGTTCCGGCCGGGCAGGGCGGCATGGCCGCGATCCTCGGCCTCGAAGACGCCGATGTGCTGGCCGCCTGTGCCGAAGCGGCGCAAGGCGATGTGGTCAGTGCGGTGAACTTCAACTCCCCGGGCCAAGTAGTCATCGCCGGTGCCAAGGCGGCTGTCGAGCGCGCCATCGAGGGCTGCAAGGCCCGTGGAGCCAAGCGCGCCATGCCACTGCCGGTCAGCGTGCCGTCGCACTGCGAACTGATGCGTCCGGCTGCCGAGCGCTTTGCCGAATCCATCGCCGCCATCGACTGGCAGGCGCCGCAGATTCCCGTGGTGCAGAATGTCAGCGCCAACGTGGCGCCGGATCTCGAGACCCTCAAGCGTGATCTGCTGGAGCAACTCTACAAGCCGGTTCGCTGGGTCGAATCGGTGCAGACCCTGGCGGCCAAGGGCGCGACCGAGCTGGTCGAGTGCGGCCCTGGCAAAGTGCTGGCAGGCCTGAACAAACGCTGCGCCGAAGGCGTATCGACTTCCAACCTCAACACCCCAGACGCCTTCGCTGCCGCCCGTGCAGCGCAGGCCTGAACAGGAGAAGCTTGCATGAGTCTGCAAGGTAAAGTTGCACTGGTGACCGGTGCAAGCCGTGGCATCGGCCAGGCCATCGCCCTGGAACTGGGTCGTCAAGGCGCCATCGTCATCGGCACCGCGACTTCCGCTTCGGGTGCCGAGCGTATTGCTGCGACCCTGAAGGAAAACGGCATCCAAGGCACCGGCCTTGAGTTGAACGTCACCAGCGACGAATCCGTTGCGGCGGTGCTGGCAAGCATCCAGGAGCAGTTCGGTGCGCCGGCGATCCTGGTCAACAATGCCGGTATCACCCGCGATAACCTGATGATGCGCATGAAAGATGACGAATGGTTCGACGTCGTCGACACCAACCTGAACAGCCTGTACCGGCTGTCCAAGGGCGTTTTGCGTGGCATGACCAAGGCTCGCTGGGGGCGAATTATCAGTATCGGTTCGGTTGTGGGTGCCATGGGCAACGCAGGCCAAGTAAACTATGCTGCGGCGAAGGCCGGTCTGGAAGGTTTCAGCCGTGCGCTGGCGCGTGAAGTGGGTTCGCGCTCGATTACGGTAAACTCGGTTGCACCGGGTTTCATCGACACCGACATGACCCGTGAACTGCCGGAAGCACAGCGCGAAGCCTTGTTGACACAGATTCCGCTGGGTCGTCTGGGGCAAGCTCAAGAAATCGCGTCCGTGGTCGCTTTTCTTGCGTCGGACGGTGCGGCATACGTGACCGGGGCTACAATCCCGGTGAACGGCGGGATGTACATGAGTTAAATGTGACGGATTGCTTCAAAAAAATGTCATACGAGCTGTCTAAAATCCGTTATAAAGCTGCAATCAATTTATAGACGGCGGGCCGCAGGGTTTGAGGAGTGAAGCTTTCGGTTGAAAAACCGAAAAGTTCTTCTATACACTTACCCACCGGCCAGCTGCCTGAATTTGTCCATTAGGAGTGAAAACAAGGTATGAGCACCATCGAAGAGCGCGTCAAGAAAATCGTTGCCGAGCAACTGGGCGTTAAAGAAGAAGAAGTTGTGAACACCGCTTCCTTCGTAGAAGACCTGGGTGCCGACTCCCTTGACACCGTTGAGCTGGTGATGGCTCTGGAAGAGGAATTCGAGACCGAGATTCCTGACGAAGAAGCTGAGAAGATCACTACTGTACAAGCTGCTATCGACTACGTTACCAGCCACCAGGCGTAATCGTTTTTAGTCGTCGCTAGCTGTCATGGAAAAACCGCACTGCCATCACGGCGTGCGGTTTTTTCTTTAGGCCTGATGCAAAGTCGTCATTAGAAAAAGGAGAGTGCTGTGTCGCGTAGACGCGTCGTAGTCACCGGTATGGGTATGTTGTCGCCACTGGGCACGGATGTGCCGAGCAGTTGGCAGGGCATTCTGGCTGGCCGCAGTGGCATTGGTCTGATCGAACACACCGACCTTTCTGCCTATTCCACCCGTTTTGGCGGCTCGGTAAAGGGCTTCAATGTCGAGGAATACCTGTCGGTCAAGGAAGCTCGCAAGCTTGACCTGTTCATTCAATACGGCTTGGCAGCCGGTTTCCAGGCAGTGCGCAACGCCGGGCTGGAAGTCACCGACGCCAACCGTGAACGCATCGGCGTGGCCATGGGCTCGGGTATTGGCGGCTTGACCAATATCGAAGAAACCAGCCGCACGCTGCACGAATCGGGGCCGCGACGGATTTCTCCGTTCTTCGTGCCGGGCTCGATCATCAACATGATTTCCGGTTTCCTGTCCATCCACCTGGGTGCCCAGGGACCCAACTACGCCATTGCCACGGCGTGCACCACCGGTACCCACTGCATCGGCATGGCCGCGCGCAACATCATGTACGACGAAGCCGACGTGATGATTGCCGGTGGCGCCGAGATGGCGGCTTGCGGCCTGGGCATGGGGGGCTTTGGTGCTTCCCGTGCGCTGTCGACCCGCAACGACGAGCCCGCCCGTGCGAGCCGGCCATGGGACAAGGGCCGCGATGGCTTCGTGCTGTCCGACGGTGCCGGTGCGCTGGTGCTCGAGGAGCTGGAGCACGCCAAGGCGCGCGGCGCGACCATCTACGCCGAACTGATCGGCTTTGGCACCAGCGGCGACGCCTACCACATGACGTCGCCACCGGCCGATGGCGCCGGTGCTGCCCGTTGCATCGCCAACGCCTTGCGTGATGCGAAACTCAACGGCGAGCAAGTGCAGTACATCAACGCCCACGGCACTTCGACCCCGGCCG
This window encodes:
- the plsX gene encoding phosphate acyltransferase PlsX → MSAQVIAIDAMGGDFGPRSIVQASLACLNATPSLHLTLVGQPSLLEEMLSGQSAVDRARLTIAPASEIITMDEKPAQVLRGKPDASMRVALELLRDGRVQACVSAGNTGALMALSRYVLKTLPGIDRPAMVAAIPTQRGFCQLLDLGANVDCSAEHLLQFAVMGSVAAQTLGIVRPRVALLNIGTEDIKGNQQVKLAATLLQGARGINYIGFIEGDGLYRGEADVVVCDGFVGNILLKSSEGLATMIGQRIEALFKQSFASRVVGALALPLMRRLQADLAPARHNGASFLGLQGIVIKSHGSAGVQGFQSAINRAVIEIQENLPERLHGRLEDLLT
- the fabD gene encoding ACP S-malonyltransferase gives rise to the protein MSASLAFVFPGQGSQSLGMLAELGAQYPLILETFKEASDALGYDLWALTQQGPEERLNQTDKTQPAILTASIALWRLWLAEGGARPAFVAGHSLGEYSALVAAGSLSLGDAVKLVERRGQLMQEAVPAGQGGMAAILGLEDADVLAACAEAAQGDVVSAVNFNSPGQVVIAGAKAAVERAIEGCKARGAKRAMPLPVSVPSHCELMRPAAERFAESIAAIDWQAPQIPVVQNVSANVAPDLETLKRDLLEQLYKPVRWVESVQTLAAKGATELVECGPGKVLAGLNKRCAEGVSTSNLNTPDAFAAARAAQA
- the acpP gene encoding acyl carrier protein; protein product: MSTIEERVKKIVAEQLGVKEEEVVNTASFVEDLGADSLDTVELVMALEEEFETEIPDEEAEKITTVQAAIDYVTSHQA
- the rpmF gene encoding 50S ribosomal protein L32, which produces MAVQQNKKSRSARDMRRSHDALEASTLSVEKTTGEVHLRHHVSPEGVYRGRKVIDKGADE
- the fabG gene encoding 3-oxoacyl-ACP reductase FabG; this translates as MSLQGKVALVTGASRGIGQAIALELGRQGAIVIGTATSASGAERIAATLKENGIQGTGLELNVTSDESVAAVLASIQEQFGAPAILVNNAGITRDNLMMRMKDDEWFDVVDTNLNSLYRLSKGVLRGMTKARWGRIISIGSVVGAMGNAGQVNYAAAKAGLEGFSRALAREVGSRSITVNSVAPGFIDTDMTRELPEAQREALLTQIPLGRLGQAQEIASVVAFLASDGAAYVTGATIPVNGGMYMS
- the fabF gene encoding beta-ketoacyl-ACP synthase II → MSRRRVVVTGMGMLSPLGTDVPSSWQGILAGRSGIGLIEHTDLSAYSTRFGGSVKGFNVEEYLSVKEARKLDLFIQYGLAAGFQAVRNAGLEVTDANRERIGVAMGSGIGGLTNIEETSRTLHESGPRRISPFFVPGSIINMISGFLSIHLGAQGPNYAIATACTTGTHCIGMAARNIMYDEADVMIAGGAEMAACGLGMGGFGASRALSTRNDEPARASRPWDKGRDGFVLSDGAGALVLEELEHAKARGATIYAELIGFGTSGDAYHMTSPPADGAGAARCIANALRDAKLNGEQVQYINAHGTSTPAGDLAEAQAIKTVFGDHAYKLAVSSTKSMTGHLLGAAGAVEAIFSVLAINSQTAPPTINLDEPDEGCDLDFVPHTARSMDIDVVLSNSFGFGGTNGSLVFRRFAG
- a CDS encoding S49 family peptidase encodes the protein MTDEWKAPVKASAESGDDKSWKLLEKTLLASVQEQRRSRRWGIFFKLLTFIYLFGALALFTPLMNMEKSAVAGSAYTALINIEGMIADKEPASADNIVGSLRAAFEDPKVKGVVLRINSPGGSPVQSGYVYDEIVRLRALHPDTKVYAVISDLGASGAYYIASAADQIYADKASLVGSIGVTATGYGFVGTMDKLGVERRVYTSGEHKSFLDPFQPQKPEETAFWQGVLDTTHKQFIASVKKGRGERLKDKEHPELFSGLVWSGEQALPLGLIDGLGSASSVARDVIGQKDLVDFTIEESPFDRFSKKLGASIAEHLAMWMGFQGPALR
- a CDS encoding HAD-IA family hydrolase, whose translation is MHPDYKLLIFDWDGTLANSIGRIVEAMHVASDRMAYARCDDLAVKGIIGLGLPEAIRSLYPEIDDNELVVFRQHYADHYIALDAEPSPLFEGVAATLEVLRAEGYHLAVATGKARRGLDRVLKSHGWEDYFDITRAADETASKPHPLMLEQILAHCDVRPEQALMVGDSSFDLQMARNAGMGSVAVSYGAQTIEALRAFEPRLAIDHFPELHAWLSQRAL
- a CDS encoding YceD family protein — protein: MLNDPIPPHVDPRKLADRGTTLQGELLLADLKRLCDPLSDDVGTVQAKFVFERDERKSVVIHSFIDTEVKMVCQRCLELVTLPIHSECSYAVVKEGANTQSLPKGYDVLELGEDPLDLQSLIEEELLLALPIVPAHHPEECQQPAGADEPEPSEDEVTRSNPFSVLAQLKRDPNV
- a CDS encoding Maf family protein: MLPLLLASSSVYRRELLARLGLPFVCCSPDIDESRRPGEPALELVKRLAREKALALADSHPAHLIIGSDQVAVLGERILGKPHTFENAREQLLAASGARVTFLTGLALLNSQTGHCQVDCVPFTVNMRALDPGRVERYLRAEQPYDCAGSFKAEGLGVSLFQSTEGPDATSLVGLPLIRLVDMLLAEGVQIP